Proteins encoded together in one Sulfitobacter pontiacus window:
- the dgcA gene encoding N-acetyl-D-Glu racemase DgcA, which produces MRIEVSRDVFRLAQVFTISRGSRTEAQVLTVRITDGGVTGWGECVPYARYGETLETVTAEIEALRGPLTRDALYDLLPAGAARNAVDCALWDLHAKQAGKPVWELAGLARPGPEITAYTLSLDSPEKMREQAALHAHRPLLKIKLGTPDDMPRLEAVRAGAPDAQIIIDANEGWSAAVYADLAPHLVRLGVSLVEQPLPAGDDDALVGMERPVPICADESCHDRASLAGLKGKYDVVNVKLDKTGGLTEALALRDAAVAQGYEVMVGCMVGSSLAMAPAVLVAQGAKVVDLDGPLLLAEDRDNALTFDAAGVHPPAAKLWG; this is translated from the coding sequence ATGCGTATTGAGGTAAGCCGGGATGTCTTTCGGCTGGCGCAGGTCTTTACCATTTCGCGTGGATCGCGGACCGAGGCGCAGGTGCTCACGGTGCGGATCACCGATGGCGGCGTGACAGGGTGGGGCGAATGTGTGCCCTATGCCCGGTATGGCGAGACGCTGGAGACGGTGACGGCAGAGATTGAAGCGCTGCGCGGGCCGTTGACGCGTGATGCGCTGTATGACCTGCTGCCGGCTGGTGCCGCGCGCAATGCAGTGGATTGTGCCCTGTGGGATCTGCACGCCAAGCAGGCGGGCAAACCTGTGTGGGAACTGGCGGGGCTGGCGCGACCGGGGCCCGAGATCACGGCCTATACCCTGTCGTTGGATAGCCCCGAAAAGATGCGCGAACAGGCGGCCTTGCACGCGCATCGCCCGCTGTTAAAGATCAAGCTGGGCACGCCGGATGATATGCCCCGGCTTGAGGCTGTGCGCGCCGGTGCGCCTGATGCGCAGATCATCATCGATGCGAATGAGGGCTGGTCGGCCGCGGTATACGCCGATCTTGCGCCGCATCTGGTGCGGCTGGGTGTGTCATTGGTTGAACAGCCTTTGCCCGCAGGGGATGACGATGCGCTCGTCGGGATGGAGCGGCCCGTGCCGATCTGTGCCGATGAAAGCTGTCATGACCGTGCGAGCCTTGCTGGGCTGAAGGGCAAATACGATGTGGTCAACGTCAAGCTGGACAAGACCGGTGGTCTGACCGAGGCGCTGGCGCTGCGCGATGCGGCTGTCGCGCAGGGCTATGAGGTCATGGTGGGGTGCATGGTCGGGTCATCGCTTGCGATGGCGCCGGCGGTGCTGGTGGCGCAGGGGGCAAAGGTCGTGGACCTTGACGGCCCGCTGCTTCTGGCCGAAGACCGCGACAACGCTTTGACATTTGACGCCGCCGGGGTGCATCCGCCTGCGGCCAAGCTTTGGGGATAA